In the Alistipes sp. ZOR0009 genome, TTTTTTCTGCAATCACTTTATTGTCCACATCGTATGCCTTAATGTTGATTGTGAGCGGAGTCTTTGTGTTTAGGGAGAAGTTGCCTACCGTAAAGTTTGGCTTTCCAACGTCTGCAGTGGTAACTTCCTTTTCAAAGTTTGCGCTAAAGAAAAAGTTGGACGTTTCGCCACTATTAAAATAGAAGAAGGACGCCTCATTTTCAATATTTACGTTCACCTTTTTTACGTAGCTTGGCATTACGTCAGACAGAACCACCTCTACGTATGATACAAATCTGTCTAGCACTACATTTTGAGCGATGTTGTTCTTATCAACAGTGATTACAACCTTTTTGTAGAACGAATCGTAGATGGATGCTAGATCTTGGGTGTAGTAGATGGAGTTTTCGTTGAGGCTTGTCGTGTTAATATGGTTTGGCTTTTGCTTTGTACCAATGAAGATAATGGTATAGCTTCCTGCTGCCAGCTGATCGGATATAACTCCAAAGTTTGCGTCGGATTTCGTTTGGGTAACTTCTTTTACCAGCGATCCCGAGCTGTTAAATACCATGTAGTTTAGGTACCCAACTGTTTCTCCAAGCGATTTGGTGTACGAAATGTCTGTTATCTCCTGATTAAAGGAGGAGACGTTGAACTTAATGTCGCGCTTAACCTCTTTCGTTTCTACTGTTTCATCTTTCGAACAGCTGAACATTAGAAAGCAAGCCATCAGAATGGCTAAATTTTTAAATTTCATAGTCATAGATTTTTGTTGTAGTATGTGTGGGCTGCATTTGGTAAGGTTTGATAGTTTTAAATGCAGCATTTATTTTAGATAGGGTAGGTTGTTGCTTGGTGCAACATCCGATTGTTTTTGAAAGTCCCCGTTTTTAGGGCTGGTTAATTTCGTTCTTTTGAGAATTAGCGGGTAAGTTTTGGCGGATAGATGCTTTGCTTTTGGTTTATTTTCGTTCATACTTTTGTTTTGGTAGCTTACAATTTATGCTGTAATGTTTTTTATAGTATTTGTTTGACTAGCATATTAACCGAATAACCAAAAACAGATATAGAAGCTATTCTGGAGAGGTGTATACCCATTAGAATTGGAGTTGCAATAGTTAATGTTTATGGTTTTCTATAATAATTCGAGCACAAATTTAGCATCATTATGTTTGCATTGAATAGTGTTTGTTAACAAATTTTTAAAATTTATTATAGTGTGCTAGTTGTTGTGTTTTTACTTATTACGCATTTGTAATCAGATGGTTGTGTTCGTTTTTGTCTGATTAACAAAGAAAACGCTATCTTTGGCGTGTTATTCCTTACCGCTTGAGGTGCAGGGGAGGAGCAAATCATCAATAAAAACACTAAAATGAGTAACGAACAAAAGTGCCCAAAATGTAATTCGGAGAATACCTACCAAGATATGAACCTTTGGGTTTGCCCCGACTGCTTTCACGAGTGGGATCCTACGGAATTGGCTGAGGCTGCCGCTAATGAAGCCGCTGCAAGCGTGGTTCTGGATGCTAACGGAAACGCTCTTGCCGATGGCGACTCGGTTACCGTAGTAAAGGATCTTAAGGTAAAGGGTTCTCAATCGGGTATTAAGGCTGGTACTAAGGTTAAGAACATCCGCCTAGTAGATAGCAGCGATGGCCATAATATTGCCTGCAAGATTGATGGCATTGGCGCAATGTACCTAAAGTCTGAATTTGTAAAGAAGGCTTAATTTTAGCGATATAAAAAGGAGGCACCACCAGGTGCCTCCTTTGCTTTATGGGTGTATGGTTATGTTTTCTGTTCGGCGTGCTTCTTTTCTAGCTAGCCAGCCGTTTGCCTGCATTTAGAACGCCTTGTGGCGTTTTCGATTTCAGTTGTAGCGCATTTCATTAGCACCCCACGCCGCTCAGTTTTCTAATGGATATATCCTCTTTTCCTTTCATTTATTTTGGCAGCAATGGTCGTACGATCGAATAGGCTCACTTTTGCATACATTTCTGCCAGTTGGGGGCGGAACTTATGCTAAATTCTGCTATTTTTGATCGAAATCTTACTGCAGCCATTTATTTCGGTTCTTACCTGCTCTCTTCTTTGTTGGGAGGCTTTGTACAGAATTCTTATTGATGGGCTTGCGGTGGGGTGTTGAGTTTTCTGTTGGGATTCTTTTCTCGTACTTTATGAGGATCTATTGGCATGATGATGTATCTGCTAGCTAGGGCATTTTACGCGTTCTTCCTGTTGACGAGGTGGAAGTTGTTCTGTTAGATTGGCTGTTCTATAAAGGGGAAGGGGCCTGATAAGAAAACATGGTGATATGATAAAGATGTAATTATTCAATAATAAACACACAAAAGGTTTATGAAACCATTACGTTTATTTGGTGCTGCTGGCAAGTTCAATTTATCGCTATTGGATTGTTACTTTACAAGGTTTGCCGTAGTTGCTTTAATGTTGCTGCTGCTTGGCGCCTGTTCAAAAACGGAAAATACGGGGTCTTTTACGCCTCCCAAAGTAGAGGTTATAGATGCTTTAAGTGGTGCAGTGGGCGATACCTTAACCATTAAAGGGACAGACTTTGGTGTTAACAAAGCGGAGATAGAGGTAACCTTTAATGGCGTAACGGGCGAGGTTGTGGAAGCCGATCCTGCCTTCATAAAGGTGGTGGTTCCCGATAAGGCCATTTCGGGCTTGGTAAAGATAACGCTAAAAGGAAGCGACATCTATAAGGTAGCCTCTTTTACGGTGCCTTCGTTCGATCTTTTTATTTTTCATAATAATGAGAAGAAACTTGCTCGAATAAATATCGAAAAGGGGACGTTAACCTACATTGGGGAGAACATAGAGTATGGAGTAAATACCTGTGGTAGCGCCTACAGCATAAAAACGCAGGAGTACATAGGATTCGAGAATGGAGTGAAGGATGGCGCAACCGGAAAGGTAACTCCCACTTTAGTTCGAATTAATGTGAAAACGGGAGCGGTTAAGTACGTAACTATTCCTGAGAAGTTTCTCGCTAAGGGAGCCGATTTCAGGGATTTTGCCATGGATAGCGAAAGCAACGGATACGTATTTCATTATAATATAAAGAAGCTGGCTAAGGTTAATATCGAAACGGGAGAGCTTACCTACATTGGTGAGGACATCCGCTACGGTGAAAATACCAGAGGAGCCATGTACTGCCAGAAAACAGAGGAGTACGTTGGTTTCGAAAACGATCTGAAGGATACTGCAACCGGTAAATCTGCTCCTGCTATTGTTCGTGTTAATGTAAAAACGGGTCAAGTAAAGTATGTTAGCATTCCGGCTGAATACCTATTGAAAGGAACAAACTTCCGAGACTTTACGATGGATGCAGCAGGCAATGGTTATGTGTTTCAAGATGATGATCATATGTTGGCAAAGCTTGACATCGAGACTGGAAAGATTAAAAACTTCGTTAAGGATATTCGCTACGAAAACACTCGCGGAGGAAGAATTTACCCTAGAACTGGGGAGTATATTGGATTTGCAAACGGAGTAGTAGATGGCGAAACGAAAAAGATCTATCCTTACCTAATTCATGCTAATCCAAATTACGGCTCAAAAAGTAGCGTAAATATCTCGGCCAAATATCTTACCAAAGGTACCGACTTCCGAGATTTTTGCGTTGGCCCTAATTAAACTCTGTTTCAGCAAAAGCGCTGGCTATTGGTGCCCTTTGTTTTATTGGACAATTAAATAGAACCTCGCGTTGATCTGCTAACTCTAATAAAGCTTAAGCTACTATATGTAATGAAACGGTAATCCTATAAGGGGTTGCCGTTTTTTTGTAATGGGGTATTGGATGTTTTTTAGTTGCTCTTATTTGCATGTGCGGTGTATTCAATTTCTTTATTCTCGGAGATGGCCTACTTTAGGCGTAGTTGGATTGGTTTTGGCTGCTGGATGTCGGTGTGTAATTTGAGGTTGCTTTACCTCTAGTTGTATTAGGATACAAAGGAAACAAGCACATTTGGTTCATAAAGGGTATGCTCAGAAACCTTTGGGTATTTCATATATTGAGAACATGATGCTTATGTAGCCACATTGATGTCCGTTTTCTCTACTTTTTGCATGTTTTATAATTACCTGTTTTTCTACTTGTCTGGTATAAAATGATATGCTCCTTGTTGTATCTTTGTTGATACAATAAGAGGAGGCTTAACCTGTATTTGCGATTGATAAGATGCAGCCTCGTTTAGATACAAACCCAAATAATTTCAACCACCATATTTCCCTACGGGGGAAGTTTAATCACTTAAGTACAAAGAAATGAGAAAGACTAAATTTTTGTTTTGGCTCGCTTTTATTCTTTTGACAAACCTGCAGGTTGTAGCACAACAAAAGATCTATGAGCCGACATGGGAATCGTTAAACACCCGTTCGTATCCAGCTTGGTTCAATGATGCTAAGTTGGGAATCTTTATTCACTGGGGATTATATTCTGTACCCTCATGGTCGACCAAAGAGCAGTACGCCGAATGGTTTTTGCGAGGGTTAATGACAAATGATACTGCGCGTATAAACTTTCAGAAGCGGGTATTTGGCGAGAATTTTACCTATGAACAGTATAAGAACTTGTTTAAGGCCGAACTTTTTGATGCCAACCAATGGGCGGATCTGTTTCAAAAGGCTGGAGCAAAGTATATAATTTTGGTGTCTAAGCATCATGATGGCTACTGTTTATGGCCGAGCAAGTATGCCCCAGGTTGGAA is a window encoding:
- a CDS encoding IPT/TIG domain-containing protein, whose product is MKPLRLFGAAGKFNLSLLDCYFTRFAVVALMLLLLGACSKTENTGSFTPPKVEVIDALSGAVGDTLTIKGTDFGVNKAEIEVTFNGVTGEVVEADPAFIKVVVPDKAISGLVKITLKGSDIYKVASFTVPSFDLFIFHNNEKKLARINIEKGTLTYIGENIEYGVNTCGSAYSIKTQEYIGFENGVKDGATGKVTPTLVRINVKTGAVKYVTIPEKFLAKGADFRDFAMDSESNGYVFHYNIKKLAKVNIETGELTYIGEDIRYGENTRGAMYCQKTEEYVGFENDLKDTATGKSAPAIVRVNVKTGQVKYVSIPAEYLLKGTNFRDFTMDAAGNGYVFQDDDHMLAKLDIETGKIKNFVKDIRYENTRGGRIYPRTGEYIGFANGVVDGETKKIYPYLIHANPNYGSKSSVNISAKYLTKGTDFRDFCVGPN
- a CDS encoding zinc ribbon domain-containing protein YjdM, whose amino-acid sequence is MSNEQKCPKCNSENTYQDMNLWVCPDCFHEWDPTELAEAAANEAAASVVLDANGNALADGDSVTVVKDLKVKGSQSGIKAGTKVKNIRLVDSSDGHNIACKIDGIGAMYLKSEFVKKA
- a CDS encoding FimB/Mfa2 family fimbrial subunit; the protein is MKFKNLAILMACFLMFSCSKDETVETKEVKRDIKFNVSSFNQEITDISYTKSLGETVGYLNYMVFNSSGSLVKEVTQTKSDANFGVISDQLAAGSYTIIFIGTKQKPNHINTTSLNENSIYYTQDLASIYDSFYKKVVITVDKNNIAQNVVLDRFVSYVEVVLSDVMPSYVKKVNVNIENEASFFYFNSGETSNFFFSANFEKEVTTADVGKPNFTVGNFSLNTKTPLTINIKAYDVDNKVIAEK